The following are encoded in a window of Castanea sativa cultivar Marrone di Chiusa Pesio chromosome 9, ASM4071231v1 genomic DNA:
- the LOC142609422 gene encoding uncharacterized protein LOC142609422 — protein MKASLKFREDQKPLLRAKVPLSILGLPFQSGVIAGESKELTLNLGTFFESGPSIKIAYRPNDTWNPFSLVVKTGAGPFGSPISSSMLMSAEFNLIGRGNPTFMLHFKPQFGDFSIKKSQSSVFDGKLVKSLNGAVPEDDSSIEVVERPFMNGAFSGTAGTIAGLFSGIEVAARTALPVRGRAVVNFRWGVRVPAEVKSVGGENPTTAGISFQKIPFLVMNKIGIEHVDGGDSKKKTSPSPDASGDVAEACFTVKRQLEILHAENGLLKKAVEDLRREFKSVGDSSSGERNGNKSSGGKFDRRNNDKKSNEGDVNVNEELKKALMGVTGS, from the coding sequence ATGAAAGCTTCACTGAAATTCCGTGAAGACCAAAAGCCACTGCTCAGAGCCAAAGTTCCTCTCAGCATCTTAGGCTTGCCGTTTCAGTCCGGAGTTATTGCCGGCGAGTCCAAGGAGCTCACTCTCAACCTCGGTACCTTCTTCGAATCTGGACCGTCGATTAAGATCGCTTACCGTCCCAATGACACGTGGAACCCTTTCTCTCTCGTGGTTAAGACTGGTGCGGGTCCGTTTGGCTCGCCAATTTCTAGCTCCATGCTTATGAGTGCTGAGTTCAATTTGATTGGGCGTGGAAACCCTACCTTTATGCTTCACTTCAAGCCTCAGTTTGGGGATTTTTCTATCAAGAAGTCGCAGTCTTCGGTTTTTGATGGGAAGCTTGTTAAGTCGCTGAACGGCGCCGTTCCAGAGGACGATTCGTCGATTGAGGTCGTGGAGAGGCCGTTTATGAACGGTGCGTTTTCCGGGACGGCGGGAACGATTGCCGGATTGTTCTCCGGTATTGAGGTGGCAGCGAGGACGGCGTTGCCGGTGAGGGGACGCGCTGTTGTGAATTTCCGGTGGGGAGTCAGGGTTCCGGCGGAAGTGAAGAGCGTCGGTGGTGAGAATCCGACGACGGCTGGGATTTCTTTCCAAAAGATTCCCTTTTTGGTGATGAACAAGATCGGCATCGAACACGTGGACGGCGGGGATTCAAAGAAGAAGACGAGTCCGAGTCCGGATGCGAGTGGTGACGTGGCGGAAGCTTGTTTTACGGTTAAACGGCAGTTGGAGATATTGCACGCCGAGAACGGGTTGTTGAAGAAGGCCGTGGAGGATCTCCGGCGAGAATTCAAATCGGTCGGAGATTCAAGCTCCGGTGAAAGAAATGGAAATAAATCATCTGGCGGGAAATTCGATAGGCGAAACAATGACAAGAAATCGAATGAGGGTGATGTGAATGTGAATGAAGAACTGAAGAAAGCTTTGATGGGAGTTACTGGTTCTTGA